In a single window of the Helicobacter sp. MIT 99-5507 genome:
- a CDS encoding molybdopterin molybdotransferase MoeA, whose product MNTLNMPDLSDFFIFIKELEVKQKKEETINLDNALNRILSCDIKSRYNIPRFDNSAMDGYAIKIGFETYKLKDSAFAGDKTNLEIKNNEAIKITTGAKIPKNTQAVIPKECVKLDNNKIILETTPNLNQCIKFKGEDYKSGKVILCSGSLLNAQNIALLASQGINKIKVKKKVKIIIFGSGNEITNINKKLGENQIYDINSYLIKSALSNLNCKIKYGGILSDKEKNIQNKIEKALDKYDIIITSGGVSIGEKDYMHKVLQNINADILLDSTNIKPGRPVIFSKKNNSFILSLPGNPIAAFIQYTLHLPLLIQKFNGSKNLYLKPIIAINKNEFKTSKNTSHIILGYYENGYFQAYNDGKYQGAQIAPLLKSNSFAIIDNKDLIKKDTKIKIIPYTQYLFDEDNNILN is encoded by the coding sequence ATGAATACATTAAATATGCCAGATTTAAGTGATTTTTTCATTTTTATAAAAGAACTTGAAGTGAAACAAAAAAAAGAAGAAACAATAAATCTTGATAATGCACTAAATAGAATCCTAAGTTGCGATATAAAATCAAGATACAATATCCCACGATTTGATAATTCCGCTATGGATGGGTATGCAATAAAAATTGGATTTGAAACATATAAATTAAAAGATAGTGCATTTGCAGGTGATAAGACAAATCTAGAAATAAAAAATAACGAAGCGATAAAAATCACAACAGGAGCAAAAATCCCAAAAAATACGCAAGCTGTGATACCAAAAGAATGTGTAAAATTAGATAATAATAAAATAATATTAGAAACAACCCCAAATCTAAATCAATGTATAAAATTTAAAGGTGAAGATTATAAAAGTGGAAAGGTTATTTTATGCAGTGGAAGTTTGCTCAATGCACAAAATATAGCTTTGCTTGCCTCTCAAGGAATAAATAAAATAAAAGTAAAAAAGAAAGTAAAAATAATTATCTTTGGCAGTGGAAATGAAATAACAAATATCAATAAAAAACTAGGTGAAAATCAAATCTATGATATTAATTCATATTTAATAAAATCTGCTCTAAGCAACCTAAATTGTAAAATCAAATATGGTGGAATCTTAAGCGATAAAGAAAAAAATATACAAAATAAGATCGAAAAAGCACTAGATAAATATGACATTATTATTACTAGTGGAGGAGTTAGTATAGGCGAAAAAGACTATATGCATAAAGTATTACAAAATATAAATGCTGATATTTTGCTAGATTCTACAAATATCAAGCCTGGTCGCCCTGTAATATTTTCTAAAAAAAATAATAGTTTTATACTCTCACTTCCTGGCAATCCAATAGCTGCTTTTATCCAATACACTTTGCACTTACCGCTACTTATACAAAAATTTAATGGAAGCAAAAATTTATATTTAAAACCAATTATAGCTATAAATAAAAATGAGTTTAAAACTTCAAAAAACACTTCGCATATTATTTTAGGATATTATGAAAATGGATATTTTCAAGCATATAATGATGGTAAATACCAAGGCGCACAAATTGCCCCACTATTAAAAAGCAATTCATTTGCAATCATTGATAATAAAGATTTGATAAAAAAAGATACAAAAATCAAAATAATCCCATATACGCAGTATCTTTTTGATGAAGATAATAATATTTTAAATTAG
- a CDS encoding GT-D fold domain-containing glycosyltransferase, whose protein sequence is MNTTHFRINWGGVESKILEFEIAKNPRFYLDIDIGKKMFEFYLENVIEPMKTLWQNKTVIVIEGNNSYFGVYNDLLESANNIIRISDAPSLSAFSKIDELYKKALKIAQNLESDDICFVLALGATAKILGIKLIMKGYKCFDMGNCSISYDCFRLGAPRKLVDTFNPKKYYMLSSYLS, encoded by the coding sequence TTGAATACTACGCATTTTCGCATCAATTGGGGGGGGGTAGAATCAAAGATTCTAGAGTTTGAAATAGCTAAAAATCCTAGATTCTATCTTGATATAGATATTGGTAAGAAAATGTTTGAGTTTTATTTGGAAAATGTAATAGAACCAATGAAAACACTCTGGCAAAATAAAACCGTCATAGTAATTGAAGGTAATAATAGCTATTTTGGCGTTTATAATGATTTATTAGAGAGTGCAAATAATATTATTCGCATAAGTGATGCGCCTAGTTTGAGTGCATTTAGCAAGATTGATGAATTGTATAAAAAGGCACTAAAAATCGCACAAAATCTAGAATCTGATGATATTTGTTTTGTTTTGGCTCTTGGTGCGACAGCTAAGATTTTAGGGATTAAGTTGATTATGAAAGGTTATAAATGCTTTGATATGGGTAATTGCAGTATTTCATATGACTGCTTTAGATTGGGCGCACCAAGAAAGCTAGTAGATACTTTTAATCCAAAAAAATATTATATGTTAAGCTCCTATTTATCATAA
- the traF gene encoding conjugal transfer protein TraF, with protein sequence MKKFLLVSIFFGTSLYSLEFGYMGNKAFGMGGSGVALSSNPFSAYYNPALIGIDSGINVGYSIGLRYKEYNVGNLSNLNIETAKSFLNDNSLNVISENGIAIQIPLIYGNTFSSTIGIGAFYTKIGTINFLANGNTSNNNLDAKLITNGLELLEIPLSYALNISSVIGNFSIGINAKYINAKHGIASHDFSGNNAMQNAFNQALKFKNGIGTNAFGVDVGLAYSLPFNTFVIGIVGKNLNTPNINTRSIEKLSLDSQYRLGLSTSAIPLTTIALDLDLKPNTEFRGLDNTMGKKQVQYISLGGDVDFTFMDIKLGLAKNLANGAEGWLIYGGLGFKVIDISLFSNTNMTKGNGRKIPTEFGVKIGGGFSF encoded by the coding sequence ATGAAAAAGTTTTTATTGGTTTCTATATTTTTTGGAACAAGTCTATATTCTTTAGAATTTGGTTATATGGGAAATAAGGCATTTGGTATGGGTGGAAGTGGTGTCGCACTAAGCTCAAATCCATTTTCTGCATATTACAATCCTGCCTTAATTGGTATAGATTCTGGTATAAATGTTGGATATTCAATTGGTCTTAGATATAAAGAATACAATGTAGGTAATTTATCAAATCTAAACATTGAAACTGCAAAAAGCTTTTTAAATGATAATAGCTTAAATGTAATATCAGAAAATGGCATAGCTATACAGATTCCACTTATATATGGTAATACATTTTCATCTACTATAGGAATTGGAGCATTTTATACAAAAATTGGAACTATTAATTTTCTAGCTAATGGCAATACTAGTAACAACAATTTAGATGCAAAGCTGATTACAAATGGATTAGAGTTATTAGAGATTCCACTAAGTTATGCACTAAATATCTCTAGTGTCATTGGAAATTTTAGTATTGGTATAAATGCAAAATATATCAATGCAAAGCATGGTATAGCAAGCCATGATTTTAGTGGTAATAATGCTATGCAAAATGCTTTCAATCAAGCACTCAAATTTAAAAATGGCATTGGCACAAATGCATTTGGAGTTGATGTTGGATTGGCTTATTCATTGCCATTTAATACATTTGTAATTGGCATAGTAGGAAAGAATCTAAATACACCAAATATCAACACAAGAAGTATTGAAAAACTAAGCTTAGATTCACAATATAGACTTGGTTTATCTACAAGTGCCATTCCATTAACAACAATTGCTCTTGATTTAGACCTAAAGCCAAATACTGAGTTTAGAGGCTTAGATAATACAATGGGTAAAAAACAAGTTCAATATATCTCACTTGGTGGAGATGTGGATTTTACATTTATGGATATAAAACTTGGACTTGCTAAAAATCTTGCAAATGGAGCTGAAGGTTGGCTTATCTATGGTGGTCTTGGATTTAAAGTAATTGATATATCATTATTTTCAAATACAAATATGACAAAAGGAAATGGTAGAAAGATTCCAACTGAATTTGGTGTAAAAATTGGTGGGGGATTTAGTTTTTAG